GGTGACCCGGCGGCCGAACTGGCCTTCGAGGTCTACTGCCGGCGGATCACGTTCTATGTCGGCGGCTACCTGGCGTTGCTCGGCCGGCTCGACGCGATCACCTTCACCGCCGGGGTCGGTGAGCATGCCGCACCGGTACGCTCGGCCGCGCTCGCCGGCCTGGAACACCTCGGCGTGGTGGTGGACCCCGACCGTAACGCCGGGTCCGGCGACCGCCTCATCTCCCCCGACGGGGCCGGGGTGGCGGTCTGCGTCATCGCCACCAACGAGGAGTTGGAGATAGCCCGACAGACCGCCAGTCTGGTCGCGCCCGGCTGACCTCCCGTCCCGCCGCCGCCCGCCCGCCCACGGGTCGGGGCGGGTGGGGCGGCAGACAGGGCGTGAAGGAGTCGACGGGTAAGGCGAACTAGAGGGCCAGCCAGGCGATCAGGCCGACCACAACCACGGCCGCGACGACGAGGGCGACGACCAACGGCAGGTTCGACGACGACTTGACGGGGGCGGACGGTTCGGCGGCCGGGTGCGCGAAGGCACGGAAGGCCTCGGTGTTGCCACTGGGGTCCGGGTACGTGTCAGGCATGCCGATGACCATAGCGAACGTGCCCGACAGCCTGGCTCGGACCACTCGTCGACCCGGCGAACCACCGAGGTGGCCGGTCAACATCGACCGGCTGGCCGCCGTACCGCAGCCGGACGGGTGGCCGTGTATGGCGGAGTACGCGCTTACGGTCAAAGAGGTGCGCGGAGACGACCGTGGATCGGGTCGCTCGACCTGGCCCGGTCGGTCACGCGTACCGACTGCGGGCGGGCGGTTGCCGCCTCGGGGTGCGCCATCGAACGGGCCGTGCCCCGCCCAGCGCCGGAGGGAACGTACGCGGTCGGCGTGCGTACGCTCGCTCGCGGCCGCGGTGCCGCCCGCCCCAGCAGCGCCCCGCCGTCCGGCCCACGCGTACGCCTCCTCCTGCCGCACCCGGGTCCGCGCTCGCGCGCGGACCCGGGTGGAGGGGGGCGGGTGGAGCGGTCGGGTTACGGGACAACCGGCCTACGGTCGTCCGCCCAGACGTTGCTGGGCTTGTCCCAGCTGATTCCGGCCTGGGTCGGGCGGGCCACCACACCGAACCGGAAGTCCCGGCCGAAGACGTTCTGGCGGAACCTGATGTTGCTGCCGTTGAGGTCCTCGCGGATTCCGATCGAGTAGTTGCCGCCGTTGCAGTAGTTGTTCTCGAAGGTCAGGTTCGACACCACCGGACCCGTCGTCGAACCGATCATGATGCAGGCGTTGAACGGATCCCTGGTGATCGGGTTGTACGTCTCCAGCGAGTTGCCCCGTACCACGATGTTCGACGCGCCGGTGGTCTGCAACGCGTCGTTGTGCGAGCCGCTGGCCCGGCTGAGGTGGTGGATCCAGGAGTTTTCGATCACGGTGTTGTTGCCCAGGCGCGGACCGTCGATGGTGTTGGTGATCTCGACCCGGCGGAGGGTGTAGTCGCCGCAGCAGACGGCGGCCGAGTTCGTGCCCTGACCGTTGATCTCGACATCCTCGACCAGCAGGTTGACCGCACCCTTGGTCCTGATCGAGTAGAGCCCGCCACAACTGATCCGCGACTTCCGCAGCACCACGTTCTTGGCGGTGACGGTCACGCAGCCCTTGATGTCGAGCCCGGTGAAGACCTGGCCGTCCCTTACCGCGTTGATCGAACCGGATGCCTTGAGCGTGACACCGGATGGCACTCCGGTGTTGTTCGGGCCCGGGAAGGACTCCGGGATGCTGCCGATCGCCTCGGGCGGTGGCGCGCTGCTGGGCGCCGGGGCGGTCGTACGGGTGGCGCTGGGGCGGGCACTGGGGGTGGCGGTGGACTCGGCCGGCGCCTCGGGGGCCGGGCCGATCTCCGCGCCGGCGGTCACCGCCTTGCCATTCCAGGTCGACTCGACAATCGTCGCCGGGGCGGAGTCGGAATACATGAATCCGTGTCGGCAGCCGAAAACCTGTACGCGTCGGGCGGTGTAGTTTCCGAACACCACTCCGTTGGTCCGGGCCGACCCACAATGAATCTTGGTGTCCTCGATGACCGTGCCGGAGAATCCGTCGAAGATCCGCAGCGCGTGCGAGGCACCGCCGTAGCGGATGGTCGAATTCTTGATCGTGACGTTGTTCGCCCGCACGTGGAGGTAGCCGTTGATCGCCGCCCCGTCGACCACGGTCCCGTCCTTGTAGATCGCCATCGACCCGTCGCGGCTGCCCGCCACGGCCACTCCGATGCCGGCCACGGCGACGACCATCGTTGCCAGAATTACCAATAATGAACGCGGGCGACGGCTAAATAACTTATGCCCGCCTCGCGCGGATCGTGGCACTTGTTCAATATCCTTATGCGCCGCCGAGAACCTCAAGATCTGACCCCTTCGACCTACACATAGTCCGCAATCAGCAGAGCAGAACGGCCTGACTGTACCGCGCACCCAAGGTGGCGAGGAGGTATCACAAAAAGATCGGAATCCGAACCTTTAGTTTTCTTAAAGAGGACCTTACCCCGGTCTTATCTACGCTTTTCAGGCGGCTTATGCCGCTCGTTTACCCCTGTTTACCCGGGGGGAAAGGTCCGGATTTTCAAATCGCGTGATCGCGCGTGTTCAGCTCGTCACCGCTCCCAGCAGGTCCACCCGGACCGCCCTACCGGCCGGTACGGGCGCTGCCGGGGCTCAGCGGGAGTGGTCGAGCACCACCTTGCCGAAGACCTCGCCGGAGTGCAGCCGGGCGAACGCGTCGGAGACCTGGGAGAAACCGTAGACGGAGTCGACCACCGGACGTACTCCCTTGTCGACGCAGAGGGCGAGCAGTTCCGCCAGCTCGGCCGGGGTTCCCATCGAGGTCCCCAGGATCTCCAACTGGAGGGCGAAGACCCGCCGCAGGTTCACCTTCGGCTCGTGCCCGGCGGTCGCGCCGGAGACCACGATCCGCGCCCCCGGTTTCGCCGACTTCATCGAGTGGTCGAAGGTCGCCGCGCCGACGGTCTCGATCACCACGTCGACCCGTTCGGGCAGCCGGGCTCCCGGGGCGAGCGCGGTCGCACCGAGCGCCGCGATCCGGTCCCGCTTCGCCGCGTCCCGGCTGGTCGCGTAGACCCGCTTGCCAAGTGCGACGGCGAGCACCACCGCCGCGGTGGCGACCCCGCCGCCGGCCCCCTGCACCAGCACCGCCTCGCCCTCGTCGATCCGGCCCCGGTTGGTGAGCATCCGGTACGCGGTGAGCCAGGCCGTCGGCAGGCAGGCCGCGTCGGTGAGCGGAAGACCCGCCGGTACGGGCACCAGGTTCGCCCTCGGCACCGCCACCCGCTCGGCGAGCGTGCCCGGGAACCGCTCCGACAGGATCGACAGACCACGTGGGTCGGACGGGTCCACCACCACCGGGTAGACCACCACGTCGTTGCCGTCCGGGTCGACGCCCACCGCGTCGCAGCCGAGGATCATCGGCAACTGCTCCGGGGCCAGACCGACCCCGCTCAGCGACCACAGGTCGTGCCGGTTGAGCGAGCTGGCCCGGACCTCGACGGTCACCCAGTCGTCGTCCGGGTGGGTCGGCTCCGGCCGGTCACCGACGGCGAGCGCGGCGAGCGGGTTGTCGGCGTCGAAGGTCGAGGCGAAGGCAGCACGCATGATCCGCACGCTAACAGCGCCGGCCCCCGATCGGAACGCCCCACCGCCGCAGCGCAGGTGTTGACAAGGGCCCCTTCCTATACGGAAAACGATAGGAGGGGGCCCTTCCTTACACCTCAGGCGCGGGCGACGCCGTCGCGTCGGGCGGCGTCGAGAACCGCCTCGGCCACGGCCGGGGCGACCCGGGGATCGAGCGGCGACGGGACGATCGCGTCGGCCGTCAGGTTCTCCGCCACCACCGAGGCGATCGCGTCGGCGGCGGCGACCTTCATGTTGTCGGTGATCCGGGTTGCCCGCGCGTCGAGCGCGCCCCGGAAGATCCCGGGGAAGGCCAACACGTTGTTGATCTGGTTCGGGAAGTCGCTGCGCCCGGTGGCGACCACCGCGACATGCCGGCCCGCGACGTCCGGGTGCACCTCTGGGGTCGGGTTGGCCAGCGCGAAGACGATGCCGCCCGGGGCCATGCCGGCGACGGCCTGCTCCGGGATCTGCCCACCGGATACGCCGATCAGCACGTCGGCGCCGCGCAGCGCGTCGGTGATGCCACCCTGGCAGCGGGCGGCGTTGGTGAACTCGGCCAGCTCCGCCTTGACCGGGGTGAGCCCCTCCCGGTCCGGATGCAGCACGCCCCGCGAGTCGCAGACCACGATCTCACCGGGATTCACCCCGCCCGCGGCGAGCATCCGGGTCACCGCGACCCCGGCCGCGCCCGCGCCACTGACGACCACCCGCAGATCACCGAGCTTGCGGTTGAGCAGGGTGGCCGCGTTGCGCAGGGCGGCGAGCACGACGATGGCGGTGCCGTGCTGGTCGTCGTGGAAGACCGGGATCGGCAGCAGCTCGTCGAGGCGGCGCTCGATCTCGAAGCAGCGCGGGGCGGAGATGTCCTCCAGGTTGATCCCGCCGAAGGACGGGGCCAGCGCGACCACCGTCGCGACGATCTGGTCGACATCCTGCGTGTCGAGGCAGATCGGCACCGCGTCGACGCCGCCGAACTGCTTGAACAGCACCGCCTTGCCCTCCATCACGGGCATCGCCGCGCGGGGGCCGATGTTGCCGAGCCCGAGTACGGCGGAACCGTCGGTAACCACCGCCACGGTGTGCGAGACCCAGGTGTAGTCGTCGACCAGTTCCGGGTCGGCGGCGATCGCCTCGCAGACCTTCGCGACCCCGGGGGTGTACGCGAGGGAGAGGTCCTCCCGGCTGGTCAGCGGTACCGTCGAGGCCACCGCCAACTTGCCGCCACGGTGCAGTTCGAATACCGGATCAGAGTGATCCACAGAAGACGATGGCATGGGGAGAACTCCAGGGTTCGTCGAGCGGTTGGGACCAACCGGCTCGACGCGAGGTCGGCGAATGACCGGCGGTGCGGTGCGGGGGGTCACCCGGGCACGGCCAATGAGCATACTGTCGTCTGTTTACCGTACCTGTGAGCAGGGTCATACCGAGCGGTAACCGAGGCGGCGGGGGCGTGGCCAGTAACGGAACACCACCCGACCGAGCACATCGGCCACCCCGTACGCACGGGAGTCGTCGGTGATCAGCTCATTGTCACCGTGCAGCCACCAGCCACCGTCCTGCCGGCGTACCGCCCGTTTGACGACCGCCAGTTCAGGACGGCTCCGGAAGACGGCCACCACCACATCACCGGGACGTACGGCACGTCCGCCACGCCGTACCAGCACCGCATCACCGTGACGGAGCGTCGGCACCATGGAGGGCCCGCTCACCAGTACGGGGTACAGCCAGCGGGCCGGCGGCACCAGGCCGGCCGGCGGCTCGACCGCTTCTCCACCGCGCACCGGGTTTCACCTCCACCGCCCTGGGGACGTAAGTCAGGAGTAATGTCGTCTCGGATCATCGCAAACATCCCACGGAGGGCCTTGATGCGACTTCCACGCATCCTCACACCACGTTTCGTCGCGCACGCCCATTGCGACCTGCCTTGCGGGGTCTACGACCCGGCCCAGGCTCGGATCGAGGCCGAATCGGTCAAGGCGATCTGCGAGAAATACCAGGCCAACACGGACCCGGAGTTCCGGACCCGGGCCCTGATCATCAAGGAACAGCGGGCCGAGCTGGTCAAGCACCACCTGTGGGTGCTGTGGACCGACTACTTCAAGCCCCCGCACTTCGAGAAGTACCCGAACCTGCACTCGCTCTTCAACGAGGCCACCAAGCTGGCTGGCGGCGGAGGCGGCGCCAAGGCGTCGACCGACCCGGCCAAGGCGGACGAGCTGCTGCAGAAGATCGAGGAGATCTCGAAGATCTTCTGGGAGACCAAGCAGGCGTGAGTTCCACGGTTTCCACCGGCCGGCCGCTCGCCGACCGGGGGGACGGAAGTCCCCGACCCGCGATTCGGCCGGCGCGTCCCTCGGACGTGCCGGCCATCGTCGCGATGGTGCACGAACTGGCCGACTACGAGCGCGCGGCCGACGAATGCCACCTCACCGAGGAGCAGCTGCACGCCGCGCTCTTCGCCGAGCGGCCGGCGCTGTTCGGGCACGTGGCCCTTGATCCGGAGGGCGAGACGATCGGCTTCGCGCTCTGGTTCCTCAACTTCTCCACCTGGCGCGGCGTACACGGCATCTATCTGGAGGACCTGTACGTCCGGCCGTCCGCCCGGGGCACCGGCGCCGGCCGGCGGCTGCTCGCCACCCTCGCCGCCGTCTGTGTCGAGCGCGGCTACCAGCGTCTCGACTGGTGGGTGCTCAACTGGAACCCGGCCCGCGAGTTCTACCACTCCATCGGCGCCGCGCCGATGGACGAGTGGGTGCCGTACCGCCTCAGTGGGGACGCGTTGAGCGCGCTCGCCGAACAGGCCGACTGAGCCCACTCCCCGGTCACGGTGACGGGACACAGGACAGTCATCGATCAGCGACATCTCGTGACAATTGATCACCCTCGGTGGATCATGTTCGCACCCAGGGGCGCGGCGGGATGTCCACTTAGTGCCATGTCGCCTCTGCGGCACCCCTCGTACCGCACCGGGGAAATGATCCGGCCACAGACTCCGAGCTGACGTCAGATTGATGGCGTTCCGCTGAACCTGAGGAGTCTGGGCCATGTCCACCCCCTTGCGTCGTACGGCCGCCGGTCTGGCTGCCGTACTCGCGTTCACCGCTGCCGGCACCCCGCCGGCCTCGGCCGCGCCACCGCCGGGTGCTGCTCCCGCCGCCCCCGTCGCGCCGACCGGCGCCACGTCGACAGTCACCCTGATCACGGGTGACGTGGTCGAGGTTTCCGCTGCCGGAGCCGGTCGGTTCACCGCCTCGGTGCACCCGGGCCCCGGTCGGGAGCGGATGACCTTCCACACCATCGAGGTCGACGGTGGGATGCGGGTGCTCCCCAGCGACGCGGTGCCGTACGTCTCGGCCGGAACGCTCGACGCGGACCTCTTCGACGTCCAGGAGCTGATCGCCAACGGGTACGGCGACGCGAAGTCCGCCGGACTGCCGCTCATCGTCCGCTACCGTGACCCGGCGGCTGGTGCCCGCAGCGCCATCGCCGGTACGACCGGCGCCCGGTCGTTGCCGAGCATCGGTGGCGCCGCACTGGTGGCCGGCAAGTCCTCGCTGGCTGACTTCTGGCGCGCCACCGCGCCGACCGACTCCGCCGGTGCCACGGCCCGTTCCCGCACCGCCACCGCTCCGGCGCTGGGCGCTGGGATCAGCCAGATCTGGCTGGATGGTCGGGTCCGTTCGACGCTCGACCGGAGCACTGCCCAGATCGGCGCGCCCGCAGCGTGGCAGGCCGGTTATGACGGGACCGGGGTCAAGGTCGCGGTGCTCGACACCGGCATTGACCAGACCCACCCGGACGTCGCCGGCAAGGTGGCACTCGCGCAGAACTTCACCGACGGCGCGGATGCGACGGACCACAACGGTCACGGCACCCACGTGGCGTCGACGGTGGCCGGCACCGGCGCCGCCTCCGGTGGCTCCCGCAAGGGCGTGGCACCGGGTGCGAGCCTGCTCGTCGGCAAGGTGCTCGACGACAACGGCAGCGGCTACCAGTCGTGGATCATCTCGGGCATGGAGTGGGCCGCCGAACAGGGCGCGGCGGTGGTCAGCATGAGCCTCGGCGGCACCCCGGGCGAGGGCAGCGACCCGCTGCGCGAGGCGGTCGACCGGATCACCGCCGAGAGCGACACGCTCTTCGTGGTCGCGGCCGGCAACGAGGGCATGGACTACAGCGTCGGTTCGCCCGGCACCGCCGCGTCGGCGCTGACCGTCGGCGCGGTCGACCGGGACGAGTCGCTGGCCCCGTTCTCCAGCCGCGGTCCGCGCCTCGGCGACGAGGGGCTCAAGCCGGAGATCACCGCGCCCGGTGTCGGCATCGTCGCCGCCCGCGCCGCCGGGACCGACATGGGTACGCCGGTCGACGAGCGGTACACCGCCGTCTCCGGTACGTCGATGGCCACCCCGCACGTGGCCGGCGCGGCCGCGCTGCTGGCCCAGCAGCACCCGGACTGGTCTGCGGCGCGACTGAAGAACGCCCTGGTCAGCACTGCCCGTACGAACGAGGAGCTGTCGGTCTTCGCCGAGGGCGCCGGCCGGGTGGATGTCGCCCGTGCGGTCAGCCAGCGGGTCTTCGCCACCGGAGTGGCCGACTTCGGCCTACAGGTCAAGAGCGCTTCCGGAACGGCTCCGGTGGCTCGTACGGTGACGTACACCAACGACGGCACGGTACCGGTGACCCTCACCCTCGCCACGGACGTGTCGAACCTCGGCACGGGTGCCCCGGAGACCGGGGCGATCACGGTCGGCACCGGCACGGTGACCGTACCGGCTGGCGGATCGGTGGACGTGCCGGTGACGGTCGACCTGGCCAAGCTGGCCACCGGTCAGTACGGCGGCTGGATCACCGCGACCGGGCCGGACGGTGTCCTCGCCACCACGGCGATGGCGGTCACCCTGGAGGGCCCACGGCACAGCGTCACGTTCCGCGCGGTGGACCGGGCGGGCAAGCCGGTGGCGGTGCCCGTCATCCTGCTCCAGGGCGACAGCAGCCGCTCGGACAGCCTCGGTTTCCTCTTCGAGGGCACCACCTGGACGACCCGGGTCGAGGCGGGGTCGTACCTGCTGAACAGCTTGATCGACGACGGCGGCGTGCTGGACGAGCAGACGACCCTGATCACGAACCCGGAGTTGCGGGTCGACCGGGACGTCGAGGTGCTGCTCGACGCCCGCACGGGCACCCCGATCCGGATCGAGACGCCGAAGCCGAGCGAGCAGCAGGCGGTGCTGAGCTACTACACGCACCGGGTGACCGGCACCGGCCGGGAGATCAACTTCGGCAGCATGCACTTCAGTACGGTCAAGCAGGTCAACGTCACGCCGACGAAGCAGGTGTCGGCCGGTGCGTTCGAGTTCTCGTCCCGCTGGCAGCTGGTGGCGCCGATGGTCCAGATCCGGGTGCCCGGAGTGAGCGGGCCGCTCGACGTCAACCTGACCGGGCAGTCCCCGGCGTACGACGGGAAGCGCACCTTCCCGCTGGTCTACGCGGGTCGGGGTACCCCGGCGGAGCTGAAGGCGGCGAAGGTGAGGGGCGCGGCCGTCCTGATCGACTCGTCGACCGAACCGAACGGGGAGGACGCGCCGAGCGAGAGCGAGGTGACCGCCTCGGCGGCGGCGGCCGGGGCCGCGGTGACCCTGATGGTTCGCCCGGCGGACTGGTCGGCGTGGACGGTGTGGCGACCGACCGGCGACCGGGAGGCGATCCCGATGCTGGCCGTTGCGGCGGACGCGGGAGCGAAACTCGTCGCCCGCGCGTCAAAGGGTCAGGCCACGGTCGACCTGACCCTGACCACCTCCAGCCCCTACCTCTACGACGTGCAACACGTCGAGACCGGCCGGATCCCGGACCAGGTCGTCTACCGGGTGACCCCGGAGAACTCGGTACGGATCACCTCCAGCTACGCCGACAACGGTGGAATCCCGTGGGAGAAGGAGCAGCGGTTCGGATGGCGCCCCTGGCAGACGTATTCATGGAACGACCACTTCCGCTTCGTCGAGACCCCGAAGGTGCGCGAGGAGTGGGTGACCAGTGGGGACTCACTCTGGCAGCACCGGGTGGCACACGACTGGCCGTCGATCGACTTCGGCCCCTTGGCGACGGGGATGACCGAGCCGCCCACCAGCTACCGTGCCGGTAGGCGTGCGGAGAACTGGCTGGCGGCGGTGGTCCGGCCGGCGTCACCCAAGGGTGTAGCGGAACTGGTCTCGACCCGGACGGGGAACACGCTCGCCCTGCGGGTGCCCGAGTTCGTCGACGCCGACGGTCACTTCACCATCGGCGAGGCCACCCGGATCGACGCCAAGCTGTGGCGGGACGGCCAACTCCTGGCCGAACTGCCGAACGCCCGTCAGGACGTCACCACCACCAGCGCCCAGGCGTGGTACCGGCTGGTGTTGAACACCGAGCGCACGGACCCGGAGTGGAACTGGGGCACCCGTACCGAGACGGTGTGGGACTTCCGCTCCGGTCAACGGCCGGGTGACAAGGCCAGGCCGCTGCCGCTGCTCCAGGTCGACTACGACGCACCGGTCGACCTGACCGGCCGGGCCCCCGACCGGGCGCACACGCTGCGACTGAGCGTGCGGAACCAGAACGGCCTGGGGGCGCCCGAGGGCACCGCCCTGACCGCCGAGGTGTCCTTCAACGAGGGCACCACCTGGAAGAAGGTCACGGTCTCCGGTAAGGGCCCCGACTTCCGGGCCAGCATCCCCGCCGGCAGGGGCAGCGTCTCGCTCCGGGTCCGGGCCACCGACGGGTCCGGCAACGCGGTCACCCAGACCGTGATCCGGGCGTACGGCCTGCGCTGAGTGCCACCGGGCGGGGCGACAGGTCCCGTCGTCCCGCCCGGTCCCGCGCGACCGCCGGTCAGAGCCAGGCCCGACGGGCCGCTTGGAAGGCCAGGCCGGTACGGGTGTCCACGCCGGCGAGGAGCATCAGCCGCTCCAGCCGGCGCTGCACCGTACGTCGGCTGACGCCGAGCTGCGAGGCGATCGACTTGTCCGGGAAGCCGGCCACGAAGAGCGAGAGCAGGAACCGTTCGCTCTCGGCCAGTACGTCGTCGCTCACGTCCCCGTACGAGCTGGCCGGGGCGGGGGTGCCCGGATCACCGTCGAGGCGGATCGGGGTGGCCCGGTCCCAGTGGCTCTCGAAGAGCGCGAGGAGCGCGTCCAGCAGTTCACTGCGCCGGATCAGCGCGGCGGTCGGCTCCCCGATGCCCTGGTGGTCGTCCGGCACCAGTGGACAGACGGCGGTGGAGCGGTCGGCGATGGCGAGTCGGACGGGCAGCGCCGGCAACGTACGGGCCTCCTCGCCGCCGCGTACGCTCTCCGCGATGCTCTCCAGCTCACCGGGCATCTCCAGCAGCCCCCGCTCGTAGATCGCCCGGTACCGCACACCCCGGGTCAGGGCGCCGGACTCCTCGGCGTTCTCCGGCCCGGACATGGCCAACGGGTTGGCCCGGCAGAACCAGAGAATCTCCTCACGGGCCGAGTTCTGCAGGTCGCGCAGCCGGTCGCGCAACGCGGCGGCGCCGACGACCACCTCCACCAGGTGATCGGCGTGGTGCCGCCGGGCGCTGGCCCGGTACTCCTCGGTCAGGGCGGCCACCGCCTGCCGTGCCGTCTCCAGCGACTCCTGCCGGCGAAGCAGGGTGTTGCCGAGGGCCACGTCCGGCGGCAGCGGTTCGAAGATCCGGTCCGGGCCGGGCCGGCTCACCGCCAGCCCCTTGTCCCGTAACGCTTCCAGCAGTTTCGCGGCCTCGGCTTCGGGCAGCGCGGCGAGACCGGCCAGGTCGGCCGGACTGGCCACGGAGAGCCGCAGCAGCAGCCGGTACGCCCGCTCCTCTCCCGGCTCCAGCAGCCGACTGTCGTCGTACACGTCCGCCTCCCTCCCCGGGATCAACCCGGAAACTCTACGAACCGGTCCGCTGGCCTCGGCGACGCCGGTAGCCGGGCGGCCTTGACCGCGCGATCCGGGACGACGGATCACGCGGCCGTGATCACCTTGGACGGCGGTACCGGGCCGCGCGTTCCTTGATCGCATGGCTCGGGGAGGCGGATCGGACGGGTCGGGCGGAGGGGGGGTCAGGAGCGCAACGCCAGCACCGGTACGCCGGGCGGCGTGAAGCCGAAGACCTGTCCGTACAGGGAGAGTTCGGCCTCCAGGCAGGCGACCATGGTGTCCTGGCGGCGGAACCCGTGCCCCTCCCCGGCGAAGGTCAGGTGGGCGCGGGGGACCGGATGGCCGCTCATCCCGCTCAGGAACCGCTCGCTCTGCTCCGGCGAGCAGATCGGGTCGTCCAAGCCCTGGAGCAGCAGGAACGGGACGTCGATCCGCTCCGGATGGGCGGCCGGCGAACGGTCCCGGTAACGCTGCGCAACCGTGGCCAGCGGCCCGACCAGGGACTCCAGATAGTGCGACTCGAAGTCGTGGGTCTGGCCCGACGCCAGGCCGTACAGGTCGAGGATCGGGCAGAGCAGTGTCGCGCAGGCGTACGCGTCGGTCGCGACCAGCGAGGCGGCGGCGGTGAAACCACCCGCGCTGATGCCCCGGATCGCCACCCGGCCCGGTGCCGTCAGTCCTTCGTCGACGATCGCGCGGGCGACGATCGCGCAGTCGCCCACGTCGACCACGCCCCACTGGTCACGCAACCGTTCGCGGTAGGCCCGCCCGTACCCGGTCGAGCCACCATGGTCGACCTGGACCACCCCGATGCCCCGGGAGGTGAAGTAGGCGATCTCCAGGTTCAGCGCGACCGGGGCGCGCATCGTCGGCCCGCCGTGCACCCACACCACGTACGGTGGCGGATCGCTCTCGCCCGCTCCGGAACCAGCGTGGTCGACGTTCCGCGGCGGATAGAGCAGCGCGTGGATCCGCTCCCCGTCCGGGCCGGTGAAGACCCGGGCCAGCGGTTCCGGCAGGTAACCGCGATCCACCGGGGCGTGCTGACCGGCACGGACAACCCGCAGATCACCGGTGGGGAGGTCGTACTCGACGATCTCGTACGGCTGCGCGGGCCCGCCTGCGACGCCGACCACCCGGTCACCGGAGACGGCCAGCTGCGGCAGCCACTCGGATCGCTCCCCCGGCACCTCGGTCACCACACCGGTGACCGGATCGAGCAGGGCGAGCCGCTGCGCACCCAGGCCCCGCAGTACGGCAACCCGGCCGTCCGGCAGCGGGGCGAACCAGCGCAGGCCGAGCCGCTGCGCACCGGCGAACTCCTGCTCGGCCGGGTGCAGCGCCACCGCCTGCCCCGTCTCCGGGTCGACGCGGTACAGGTTCCACCACCCGGTCCGCTCGGCGGCCACCAGCAGGCTGCCGTCCGCCGCCCACTCGGCCTGCGCGATCGGGTCGCCGGGGCCTCCGGTCAGTGTGCGTACCCGGTGCAGCCGGCCCTGGACGTCGACCTCGGCGATCCGCAGCACCGCCGCGTCCCACGGCATGTACGGGTGGTCCCAGGCGAGCCACACGGCGCGGCTGCCGTCGGGCGAGAACCGGGGGCCGCCGACGAACCGGTGCCCGTCGTCGCAGAGCTCCCGGACGGCCGACCGGTCCCGCTGCGCCGACCCGTCGAGCGGGACGGCGACGATGACCCGGCGTACGTCCGACGGCCCCTCACCGGTGAACTCCTCCAGCACGCAGCGGACCTCACCACGGTCGACGTCGATCTCGGGTTCGGCCCAGCGCAGGCCGCCCCCGACGGTCGAGACCGGGGTCAACGGGCGCGGACCCGCCCCGGGGACATCGGCGTCGTACGCGTACAGCCGCTGGTCGGCGAAGTTCACGAAGACCAGCAGCACGCCGTCGGCGCCGGTGTGGGCGTCCCAGGGCCGGCCGCCGTACTCGATCACCCGACTCCGTACGTTCCACGGGGTGGGCAGCACCGTCTCCGTGCTGCCGTCCGCCCGTCGCCGTACCAGGGCCATCCGCCCCTCCTCGGTCGGACGGGGCTCGGTCCACCACACCTCGGCGCCGACCGTGCCGACGTACGCCGGGGCGGCGATCTGCCCGGCGCTCATCCCCTCGGTGGCCATCACCGCGGTGACCGGTGAGACCCACTCGCCGTAGCGGACAGTGACGGTCATCGTCCCCACCCCCATCCGCGCATCGATGCTCGAATACCTGGCAGGAGGGGGGATCGGGGCATCCACGTGACGTCGATGACCC
The Micromonospora pisi DNA segment above includes these coding regions:
- a CDS encoding prolyl oligopeptidase family serine peptidase, with the protein product MTVTVRYGEWVSPVTAVMATEGMSAGQIAAPAYVGTVGAEVWWTEPRPTEEGRMALVRRRADGSTETVLPTPWNVRSRVIEYGGRPWDAHTGADGVLLVFVNFADQRLYAYDADVPGAGPRPLTPVSTVGGGLRWAEPEIDVDRGEVRCVLEEFTGEGPSDVRRVIVAVPLDGSAQRDRSAVRELCDDGHRFVGGPRFSPDGSRAVWLAWDHPYMPWDAAVLRIAEVDVQGRLHRVRTLTGGPGDPIAQAEWAADGSLLVAAERTGWWNLYRVDPETGQAVALHPAEQEFAGAQRLGLRWFAPLPDGRVAVLRGLGAQRLALLDPVTGVVTEVPGERSEWLPQLAVSGDRVVGVAGGPAQPYEIVEYDLPTGDLRVVRAGQHAPVDRGYLPEPLARVFTGPDGERIHALLYPPRNVDHAGSGAGESDPPPYVVWVHGGPTMRAPVALNLEIAYFTSRGIGVVQVDHGGSTGYGRAYRERLRDQWGVVDVGDCAIVARAIVDEGLTAPGRVAIRGISAGGFTAAASLVATDAYACATLLCPILDLYGLASGQTHDFESHYLESLVGPLATVAQRYRDRSPAAHPERIDVPFLLLQGLDDPICSPEQSERFLSGMSGHPVPRAHLTFAGEGHGFRRQDTMVACLEAELSLYGQVFGFTPPGVPVLALRS